Part of the Aquimarina sp. TRL1 genome, CCTTTCCGTTTTAGAATCAAAATAAAGAATCCTAAGAGGCATATTAAAATTACTCCCCCCCACACTACATAATTATAATTCATATCATTATTCATCGTAATGGGACTGGTATCTCCTAAAATATAAAAACTCCCCCAATAAAATGGTTTTGTATAAAAAACTTCTGTGGTGTTAAAAAAGTTTAATTTTGCTTGCTGAAGAGCTTTTGCTTTACTCATACCCTTTCTTAGGTTAGCATAAAAATCTTTCATAAGAATAGGTGTCGTCTTATCAGAAACTTCCCAACTACTCAGTAATAAACTTTTAGTACCTGCATACTGAAATGCATTTCCCAAACTCATAATTCCTTCTCCGTTAGCCACTTTTCCTGATCCTGTGTTACAAGCACTTAATACAGTTAATTCTGCGGGGATAGTAAGTGCAAATAATTCATAGGCATATAGTAAATTATCCTCTAGACTATCGTTTACCTTATTAAAATATAATTTTGATCGATGCGGGAATTGAGGGTCTAGTTCTGCATGTAATGCCAAATGAATAATTTTATAACGATCGGCATTTTTTTTGAAATTGGCTTCCCTGGCAGCAGTTCCATAATAATACTGTCCATCAAAAATTTTGGAAATAGATGTAATCTCTTGTCTCGTACCCGGTAAATCATACCCTACATCTCTTAATGCAGCCAAACTGATTGTTTCTGTTGTCTCAGTTTCCGTATCTGAAAATGAAAAAGCAAGGCATTCGTCTCTTGTTTCAAATTGCTTCGTCTCATTTTCTGGTGAATCAAATAATAAATGTCCCGAATTAGCATATGAAATCGCATAGTCTCTCAACAGATAATCTAATTCCCTTGGATTATTGGTCTTATTTTCTTTTGTAAGTAAAAGATCAAAATTAACGTGCCAAAGAGAGCTGTCCGGAACAATAATTAATTCATCCCCAATTATGGTTTCTCGTAAAGGAAATAGTAACTCCTGGTATAATGAATATGCTACTTTTTTATATGCAACAGTATTTTTTGAAACAATTGCTTCTGTTAAATTTTGAACTTTTTCACTCAAATCAGTTATGAACAATTCCTTTACTGAAATAGTATTTTTAGAAATGATAAAGGCATAGATAGTATTATCTGTAACAAAAAAATCCAGTATCGTTGTTTTATCATTTATCGCATCCTGAATTTCTTTAATGGAAATAAGCTTTTTATTATATTTTAACTTATAATACTTCGGGTATTTTTTTTCTAATACTTTGGCTAAAGAGTCTTGCTTATGATTAGTATCGAAAAGTTTATTTTCATATTCTTCTATATAGGTTAGATCTATAGAATCTTTGCTTTGTTGTCTAACAATTTGGGATTGATAAAAAGCTTTATTTGTTTTTAAAGTAGCTTCTAGGGCTATTATGTCTTCGGGTAACTCAGAAAAGTTTTTAGCATTTGTATCATTGAGAAGTTCTTTTAGGGTATGAGATTTACTTCTTTCGATATAATAAAATACTTGTTCCAGACTATTTTTATCCTTTGTTGTCTGATAACTGTGTAAATGTAATTTAATAGCATGAGCATACATTTCCTTAGCTTCTCCCGCAAAGTTTATTTTGTCTTTATAATTTTGATATGATTGCCTAAAACGGCTAACCAGCACATCTAAATTTTGATATATTTTAATACACTGTTTAAGATCGTCCGTTCTTTGATGTTTTTTATATAATTCATGCAATGTTTTTGCTTTCCCCAAAAGTGCATTAAATAATTTCTCTTTAAAATAATAATGCTCAGGATCAAAAACGTTTGCTGTAATTTCTGTATAGTGTTTTTTTGTGTTTGATATTAATGCTTTATCAAAAAAGCTTAATGCTTTATCATAATCATGCTGTTCAAAATATATCCTTCCAATATTGTTATAGAAAATAGAAGTAAACTTTGAAATTTTTCCAGATTCTTTTATAATATCAAGCCCTTTTTTATAATAATCCAAAGCGATAACATGCTTTTCTTGATCTTTGTACAGAGAACCAAGGTTGTAATGCGAACGAACTATATCTAAATGGGTTTTACTTAAGTTTTCTTGTCGTATTTTTAAGGATTTTTTATAATAGTTAAGTGCCGTATCAAATTCTTTTTTGGTTTGATAAGTTGTTCCTAAATTTTGATACATATCAGCTATAATAGAATTATTTTCTCCATAGGCATTTTTAAAAATTTCAAGTCCTTTATAACAATAAGACAATCCTTTTTCTAAGCCTAAATTTTGATATGTTAGCCCTACATTAATAAGGCTACCCGCTACTTCTGGATGCTTATCTCCATAAATTTTTTGACGAAGATTTAGGCTTTTTTTGTAATACTGTAAGGCTTTATTAGTTTCGCCCCTTCTATCATAAAGGTTTCCTAAGTTTTGATACACCCCACCCAACCCAATAGTATCTTGCTCCTTTTTTAAAATACGAAGGGCTTTTTTACCATAACTCAATTCTTTATCGAATTGTTTCATATTGGAATAGGTAAGACCAATATTTACGTAAGTATATGCTACATCCGAGTGGTTTTCTCCTCGCTTTTTTATATCAATAGCTAAAGATTTTTTATAGAAAATAAGCGCCAAATCATATTTTTCAAGCTCATCATATATAATTCCTATATTATTATATGTATTCCCTATTTTTTTATGTTCAGGCTCTAAAACCTTTTGATAGATAGACAGGGCCTTTTTATAACATGTTATTGCTTTTTTATTTTTTCTAGTATAGTAATAAAAGATTCCCATATCCTTGTATGAATCGGCAATACTTACATGAAGTTCTGGAAATATTTTTTCACGTATCTTCAGTGCTTTTTCATAATTTGGCAACACATTTTTAAAATTCCCTTTTCCTTCGTAGTAGTTCCCTATATTCGCATATGCATTCGCTTCTTCTGGATGATTTTCAGAGAGGTGATTATTACAAATTTCCAGTGCTTTTTCTGCTTGTTGTAGTGATTTTTCTAAAGCATTAGATCTCCATAGATTCTCTGAAACCTTATTATAGCAGCTAGCTACTCGCTCCCAAGATGCTGTTTCTTTATAAATGACTAATGCCTTATTAAAAAGAGCTATAGATGCTTTATAATTTTTATGCGTCAACAATGAATCTGCTTCTTTATAATACGTAAAAGCAACTAAGGTATCTTTTGATGTCTGAGCAATATTAACTCCGGTGAAAAAGAAAAGGAAACAATATATTATTTTTTTTATCATAGCGGTTTTTTAAACAATGTGTATGTAGTAGTCGTATGTTGTATAACCTTATATTTTTTGGTTTGATTTCTAAAGATGGCTCACTAGGAAGCACGATAAACTCTTGGTTTGTTTTTTAGTGCCCCCTCTTTCTAAACAAATAATACCTTGAAACCAATGTGCTACTTTAACTTTTTTTTCAGTAGGATAACTGACAAGGCGATCGAAGATTGTTAAAGCTGTAGTGGTATTTCCTATTGTATAATTTGACAATGTGCTTAGTAATAAAAATTTTCATGGATATCCTTACTATCATCTTCTGTGGTCATGAGTATCTCTAATCTGGAGTACAATGCTAGAAAAGTCTCTTCCAAAAACTTATTAAAAGGAAATTCATTTCCTTGAATTGTATCGTTAATTATTTTTTGCACTTCATTTTCCTCTATACATAAGGTCCCCAGGATAATTGTTATAAAAAATGTAAATTTAAGTATTTGTATAGAAAATTACAGAAAATACTTAAGGATTATATAAATACTCTTAAAAAATTGATAATATATTGATTTTATAAAAAAAAGAAGCGATTAGCATATAATAAAGTAAGGCACCTACTATTCTCTGTTACAGATTCCCGGTTTTCTCTGATCTCGTATCAAAAAGTTCGAACTTCGAATGCTCCGGACAACCAAAAAAGGACAAGCTTATAATAAACTTGCCCTTTTTTAAAAAAAATCAAACGCTTTTGATCTTATAATCTCCTTATCATAGGTATCGATAGTAATATAACAATGCCTGAAGCGATTAGTAACGGTATTATTCCCCGTATGGGTTTTGAAATCACTTCTGTTTGGTGATACGCTGGTTTAAATTGGCTCCAATCGACAGTATCAGCATGCTTCCCGTCAAATATTTTTGGATAGAAAAACAATCTCAGTTTTTCATGAAATGCATGAGTTCCTTCTAAATATTTCATTTGTTGACTCATACTCGTTCCTGCTAACTGATTAAAAACAAGTTGCAAATGCATGTTAGGAATTACAGATGCAATCCGTCTGCTGGCTTCTTCTCGTAATTTGATTTTTTCTCCTAAAGCTTCTTGTTCTTCTTTGGAATCATCATCTCCCATCTGTTGCATGGCATAATACCATAACCAGTTGAACCCTTCTGTTGGATACCCGTATTTTTCAAATTGTGGGTAATGTTTATAAAATTTCTGTATCGTAGCTAATTTGTCTGTATCCCATTTCACATGATACCCGTCTCGTTGTGCAATTGCTGTGTTTAAAGCTTCCGGAACGGGATATTTAGAAGAGATATAAGCATTTATCCCCGCCGGTAAAAGAATAATCAACACTAACCAAACTGATAAAAGTAATAGTGCATTAAAACCTGAAGTTTTCTTAAAACTAATGACAAAAAAGGAGATCGCAAACCAAAAAAAGATATAAAGCATTGATAATCCAACCATCCAAAAAAAGGCTGCATTAAAAACCAGGTTGAGGATTAGCTTCGAAACTAAAAAAAGAAAAATCAATATAACATACAACAACATTAACCGTATCAAAAGCTTAGAAATAATAAATTTCAGCTTCGACCTAGTCTGAATAGCAACCAAACGCCAGGTACCTGTTTCTGTCTCTTCAGAAATTACATTAAAAGCCATTACAATGACCAGTAAGGGAAATAAATAAATGATCACAAAAGAAAGATCCAGGTTTCCAGATTGAAGGCTCATTGGATTTATCAAATCTGTATCATACTTTTGAGCTTCAAAAGTTTTTATAGTAATTCGCTTTATAGTTGGATTTACATCTGCCTGACCGATGGATAAACCTGCTAAGGGATTTAAGGGATTGATATAGGCAAATTTTGCATAATACAATAACAACCCTAAATCATCATTATGAAGAGACACCTGTCGATCAAAGTGTTGTTCCTGATATGTTTTGACCTCAGCAATTGCATCTTGCTGTTTTTTGAGATGGTTATTTCCAATAATAATTCCAACAATACCTAACATTACAATAAGCAAAAGACTAATCCACACCTCTTTTGATCGAATGCATTGTTTCAAAAATAATTTATATAACATCATATCGCTCTTGCTTTTTTTGAGGTAAATACTAATAAGCCTAAAGCAACTATAACCCACAATATTATCGAAGTCATAGCGGGCAAAGCTTCTTTGATTGAATTAGAAAAAGCCATAGGTTCATGTTTAAAATCTTGAAAATCCTCCCAATGCTCATGCCCTACTACATGAGTTTTTCCTTCGGAACCACTTTCTTTTTTCGGACTGATATATTCCATTTGTAATTCATTCATGGTTTGTGCCAATTGATACCGGTAGCCATCTGCTTTATTTTGAAAATCTACATAAGATGTAAAATCCGTGCCGGCAACAGTCATTGAAAATTGTTTGATTGCTGTAAAGGGGTTTATAAAAGAGGATACTCGAGTTACATTATTTTGGCGTTGATAAATACCTACTAATTCTCTATAATGTTTTTTATATAAATCTGTCGTAATTCTTTCTCCTTCTCGCATTACAAACCCAGAATAATTAAAGGGTAAATCGGTTACTTTTTTTACGTTATGAACCGTTAATACAGAGTCTCGAAGGCTATTATAGTGTGGATCATTTGGGTTATGACTATCTCCTTTTTGAATCACCTCTTTCTCGATAGCCGATTGAAAGGCTAGCTTAGTAGGGGTAGGAAACCAGTAGTCTCCCATCGCCTGAGCTGATTTAGGCAAAAATACCACCAATACTAACCAAATCCCTAATAAGCGTAATAATGCGTTTTTCGAATTACTACTACTTGCTGATACTACTATTGTTAGAGAGGATATAATGAATAGAAAGCTTAAGTAACCTCCAGTGATCAATAATAAACGTAACCATCTAAAATCATTTGCGGTCTGCTCTCCTAATACCAGAAAAGTAATAACCACTACCAATAAAACAGGAACAAAAAACAACATAGCAATTGCAAAAAGTCCTATTGATTTTCCGAACAATATCTCTTTCCAGGTAGCTCCTTGAGACAACAATATTTTTAGCGTTCCATTTTGTTTATCTGCTGCAACACTAGAAAACCCGACAAAAAATAAAATCAGAGGTACGACTAGTTGCAATAAAAGCGCTAAACTCAATTCTCCGAATCTCAGCATCCCCGTTGAAAAAGTCGCTTCAGAAAAATTCACACTGTTTTGTCGGTGAGCTTCCAAAAAAACTGCATTCCCTATAAAACTTTCTAAACCGTAATCAAATATTCCTAAAGCTGGGGTAATTCGAAATGCAAAAGTACCGAAATGAGCCATCCGGTGCGGATGTTTATCCGGGTTTGCCTCCCAACTTTGCCTGGCTTTGACCTGATGCTCTGTTCGAATTTTATTTTGGGTAACATAGTTTTTTATACCACTAACAGCTGCATAAGCTGTTAGCAGTATAAAAACTGAATATAATACATAAAAAGTTTTTGGTGTCGTTGCATTGTTCCATAAATTCAATGCAAATAACCTAACATTTGTCCATTGCATTATGTTAGAATTTATAAGTTGTGGTTAACAATACATTTCTAGGTGCACCGGGAAAAAGTCTGGTAGCATTAAGGGCTCCATTCCAGTACGTCTCA contains:
- a CDS encoding CHAT domain-containing protein, with translation MIKKIIYCFLFFFTGVNIAQTSKDTLVAFTYYKEADSLLTHKNYKASIALFNKALVIYKETASWERVASCYNKVSENLWRSNALEKSLQQAEKALEICNNHLSENHPEEANAYANIGNYYEGKGNFKNVLPNYEKALKIREKIFPELHVSIADSYKDMGIFYYYTRKNKKAITCYKKALSIYQKVLEPEHKKIGNTYNNIGIIYDELEKYDLALIFYKKSLAIDIKKRGENHSDVAYTYVNIGLTYSNMKQFDKELSYGKKALRILKKEQDTIGLGGVYQNLGNLYDRRGETNKALQYYKKSLNLRQKIYGDKHPEVAGSLINVGLTYQNLGLEKGLSYCYKGLEIFKNAYGENNSIIADMYQNLGTTYQTKKEFDTALNYYKKSLKIRQENLSKTHLDIVRSHYNLGSLYKDQEKHVIALDYYKKGLDIIKESGKISKFTSIFYNNIGRIYFEQHDYDKALSFFDKALISNTKKHYTEITANVFDPEHYYFKEKLFNALLGKAKTLHELYKKHQRTDDLKQCIKIYQNLDVLVSRFRQSYQNYKDKINFAGEAKEMYAHAIKLHLHSYQTTKDKNSLEQVFYYIERSKSHTLKELLNDTNAKNFSELPEDIIALEATLKTNKAFYQSQIVRQQSKDSIDLTYIEEYENKLFDTNHKQDSLAKVLEKKYPKYYKLKYNKKLISIKEIQDAINDKTTILDFFVTDNTIYAFIISKNTISVKELFITDLSEKVQNLTEAIVSKNTVAYKKVAYSLYQELLFPLRETIIGDELIIVPDSSLWHVNFDLLLTKENKTNNPRELDYLLRDYAISYANSGHLLFDSPENETKQFETRDECLAFSFSDTETETTETISLAALRDVGYDLPGTRQEITSISKIFDGQYYYGTAAREANFKKNADRYKIIHLALHAELDPQFPHRSKLYFNKVNDSLEDNLLYAYELFALTIPAELTVLSACNTGSGKVANGEGIMSLGNAFQYAGTKSLLLSSWEVSDKTTPILMKDFYANLRKGMSKAKALQQAKLNFFNTTEVFYTKPFYWGSFYILGDTSPITMNNDMNYNYVVWGGVILICLLGFFILILKRKGKIFR
- a CDS encoding DUF3526 domain-containing protein, with product MMLYKLFLKQCIRSKEVWISLLLIVMLGIVGIIIGNNHLKKQQDAIAEVKTYQEQHFDRQVSLHNDDLGLLLYYAKFAYINPLNPLAGLSIGQADVNPTIKRITIKTFEAQKYDTDLINPMSLQSGNLDLSFVIIYLFPLLVIVMAFNVISEETETGTWRLVAIQTRSKLKFIISKLLIRLMLLYVILIFLFLVSKLILNLVFNAAFFWMVGLSMLYIFFWFAISFFVISFKKTSGFNALLLLSVWLVLIILLPAGINAYISSKYPVPEALNTAIAQRDGYHVKWDTDKLATIQKFYKHYPQFEKYGYPTEGFNWLWYYAMQQMGDDDSKEEQEALGEKIKLREEASRRIASVIPNMHLQLVFNQLAGTSMSQQMKYLEGTHAFHEKLRLFFYPKIFDGKHADTVDWSQFKPAYHQTEVISKPIRGIIPLLIASGIVILLSIPMIRRL
- a CDS encoding DUF3526 domain-containing protein, producing the protein MQWTNVRLFALNLWNNATTPKTFYVLYSVFILLTAYAAVSGIKNYVTQNKIRTEHQVKARQSWEANPDKHPHRMAHFGTFAFRITPALGIFDYGLESFIGNAVFLEAHRQNSVNFSEATFSTGMLRFGELSLALLLQLVVPLILFFVGFSSVAADKQNGTLKILLSQGATWKEILFGKSIGLFAIAMLFFVPVLLVVVITFLVLGEQTANDFRWLRLLLITGGYLSFLFIISSLTIVVSASSSNSKNALLRLLGIWLVLVVFLPKSAQAMGDYWFPTPTKLAFQSAIEKEVIQKGDSHNPNDPHYNSLRDSVLTVHNVKKVTDLPFNYSGFVMREGERITTDLYKKHYRELVGIYQRQNNVTRVSSFINPFTAIKQFSMTVAGTDFTSYVDFQNKADGYRYQLAQTMNELQMEYISPKKESGSEGKTHVVGHEHWEDFQDFKHEPMAFSNSIKEALPAMTSIILWVIVALGLLVFTSKKARAI